ACGGCCACCGAGGCGGTGGCGGCCTCGGCGCGCGGCCCGGTGACGGTGCTGGCCGAGGCCATCAAGGGCGGGGTGGTCAGTGCGCTGGAGGCCGAGCTGATCGCGCGGACCTACCTGGAGGGCCGGCCGCTCAACCGGGTCGCCCAGGAACTGGGCCTGTCCTACATCACCGCGCGCCGCCACCGCCGAGACGCCCAAGCCCGGCTCGTGCGCGCGGTGGCCGGAGAAAAAGCCGCCGCGTAGGTGAGCGCAGACGGCCCTCCAATTCTGCATCTATGAGTGAGAGCACTTAACAGCTCTCATCTGGAAGGGGCGGGGCACGGCCGAGGAACGTCCTTTGAAGAGTAGAGGCGAGACAGAAAAGGAGAGATCGGCGCACCCGCCCCTTCACCGACTGATCCGTGCTCCATTTTTGAGGTGACGGCTATGCCGGTCCCGAAAAAGCAGATTCCCGTATTCATCGTCCTCACCGCTGTGGTCGGCGTTGCCGTCTTCGGTGATGGCGCGCCGGTGCTGGCCGCCGAAGCCGAGCAGCCCGGGGTCTCCGATCTGGGTGAGGTCATCGACAACATCCGCAACTGGGTGGTGGGCCTGCTGGTGGCGCTGGCCACGCTGCTGCTGACCATCGGGGGCCTGCGCTACCTGCTGGCCGGCGGAGATCCCGGCGAGGTCAACAAGGCCAAGGACACCCTGAAGTACTCCGCGCTGGGTTACGGGGTGGCGCTGCTGGCGCCGCTGCTGGTGGAGATCCTGCGCGGCTTCATCGGGCTGGAGTAGGCCATGACCGCCCGAGCCCGATCCGGCATCGCCGTCGGCGCAGCGGCACTGCTCCTTGTGGCATCGGCCGTTGCCGGAATCGAGGCGGCAACCGCCGTCTCTGCCCCGGTTGCCGCCGCCCCGGCCGATGCGGAGCCGCCGCAGCCATCCCCCGGAGCCCCGCCCGAGCCGCCGCCGGAGGAAGAGCCTTCCCAACCCGAGCCCGGCCCTGAGCCTTCGCCCTCACCGGGTCCCGAGCCCGGCCCGCCGCCCGAGGACGATGGCGGGGAGCAGGAGGCGCCCGAGCCCGAGGGCCGGGAGTGCGGGATGTTCGACTACGCCTGCAAGGTCTCCCAGGCGTTCAACGGCTGGCTGGTCGGGGTGATCGCCGAGTTCGTCGACGCCAACCTGATGGTCGCGGCGACGGGGATGGTCACCACTCCCCCGCCGCCGCCCGGGATCGAGCAGGCGTGGTCGACGTCGCTGGCCGTGACCAACACCGTCTACGTGCTGGTGGTCACCGCAGCCGGAGTGCTGATGACGGCCTATCAGACGGTGCAGACCTCCGCGGGCGTCAAGGAGCTCGCACCGCGGCTGGTGCTGGGCTTCGTCGGCGCCAACGCCTCCTGGTTCCTGTGCGAACTGCTCGCCGACATCGGCAACGCGGTCTCGCTGCGCCTGCTCAGCGGCACCGCGACCCCGGACAACGTGGCCGAGACGATCGGGCGGATCCTGGAGGATCCGGTCGGTGAGCTGCTGATCGTGCTGCTGCTGTTCGCGGTGGCCGGCCTGCTCCAGCTGTTCTTTTTCTTCGCGCTGCTGATCCGCATCATGCTGTGGATCCTGCTGACCGCGGCCGCGCCGCTGGCGCTGGCCTGCCACGCCCTGCCCCAGACCGACGGACTGGCCCGGCTGTGGTGGCGCGCGATGGGCGCGCTGCTGCTCGTGCAGGTCACCCAGG
This sequence is a window from Spinactinospora alkalitolerans. Protein-coding genes within it:
- a CDS encoding pilin, which gives rise to MPVPKKQIPVFIVLTAVVGVAVFGDGAPVLAAEAEQPGVSDLGEVIDNIRNWVVGLLVALATLLLTIGGLRYLLAGGDPGEVNKAKDTLKYSALGYGVALLAPLLVEILRGFIGLE